Genomic window (Daucus carota subsp. sativus chromosome 5, DH1 v3.0, whole genome shotgun sequence):
GTTTGTGGTCTGTGAAAATGTACAAATAGCACTCCTTTCTAATGACATTGTAGAATGTTTGAGTTTTGTAAATAGGACGAGTTTCATGTCAAAGTAAAAGTTGCCTGATATGATAAAGCCATGTTGTGTTTTTGTGGCAGATTTTTTGGCAACTCAACTTTAGATTCATCAAAGAAGGGTGATGTTGTGTAATTGAAATTTCCTATTTATAGTTACTATTATATTAACAATTGTGAAATCGAAATAAGCCGTTTGAGATTAAATACATTTTGCATGGCAAAATCACAAATATGATCAACAGAATAGTCATCACGAAGCAACTTATCACGAACATAATTCATCCACCTCTTCATCTCTGGCATTTGCATACACATTTGCATGTTAAAAGAGAATTCTCAGGCAGCCTCAGAAGGATCTCACTCTGAAGGAGTTTCATAATGGTGGCATGTTCCTGATAGTACACAAAAGTGATGAACTGAGAGATGTGTTTAACAGGTATTAATGTATTATGAGAGGTTTAATTGATACTATAGCAGAAGATGAAATGCTGATGAGCTGAGCAAAGAATAGGCCTAGACAGATTAGTAGGACTAAATCATGACCATCAGAGTCGAGCCGAGCCTCACAATCCCTGTTTATTAACTAGCTTGTAACTAAAGTTCTCGTCAAGatcattataaattaatatcattgaaaccggaaaaaaaaaatattaacttcgTGCGATTATATTTTATCGATTAATgattattttatcattttatcactaaattaatttattaattaacatGATAATATATTACCAAATAACATATTACTAAAAATTTGctccaaaaaaaaacatattactaaaaatatatgttattagtGATATAAccgtttgaaaatatttttggaggTATCCAtctcattaattatttttacaaaGAATATGACATGTAACATTTggaaactttttaaaaaaaactcatttgaaaactattttgggCACCAATTTGAGACCCAGGCATTCTGTCTTTAAtctacaaaaatatatactccctctgtcccacaatacatgtcactttgattttttttcacgtaatttgaggtgcaaataaaatatatgtttatatattatttttcaaattttctttttctgaataaaaatatggatgttatacttttattcgggaaaaaaaaaatttgaaaaataatgtataaaaatatttttttatttgcacatcaaattacgtgcaaaaagtcaaagtgacatgtattttgggacggaggtaTTATAACTATTTACTATAAGTTCCAGACAATACAACTCAACACCATTAAGTTTATGGGCTGAAAGAACCATCAGAAACGTCAAACCACATGTTGACATCAATAATTGAATAACTATAGACATTGTACAATGATATGAAAACTTCAAACTAATAACAGAGCTCTGAGAATTGacttttgatgatttattagACATCAGCTCAACGAAGGGCTGCCAACCTTTTCTCCAGGTCATCAATACCAGAGCTGCGATTAAAGTGAAAGATTAGTAGTTCatcaaaaaggaaaattttCAAGATTAGCAAACAACCCTGGTAAAAGACTAAAAGAGTGCTTGAAGAAATCGTTGATGAAGACCAAGTAAAGTTAGAGTTGCTGTAGAAAGAAATGGCCAGCAATTTAATAATGCCATCAAAAGGACATCACTGGtttaggaattttttttttgaaaaaaatgttaTTAGTTGATAGTCTTAAAATATAGGTTCCTCGCATACACTTCTTTATAATCCTATGGTGCTAAGGATGAAGAGAGAAAGTTTGAAACACCTAGCTTTAATGTTAATAGTCATTATAAAGTAGCTTAGATGGAAAATATCATCGTCAGATTCTTATGCTTCATTTGGTTGAAGTGAATAGAATGAGCAAGGAATTGATGAAAAGTTGCAATCAAGATTAATGCTGGTTCAACATTAACAATTAAACTATTTAAAAAGATAAGAATATACCTTTTAAGTTGTAACTTACAAATTACAGAATAACTTTAAGCAACAAACCATTTTTATGGTAAACTAAGTGCCCAGTACTATGAAGCATTTATGGCATTAccatatatgattttatacaGTAAAAAGCAGCAAGTACCAACTTTGTTGATGTCAAATAGTGTATCTCTCTTTACCATTTAACAATATCTGATTTGCTATAAAGCTATAAAAGAGTGTAGCGGTCATTCCTACtttattattactatattttaCTGCTGGATGATGAATCCCCATCCTAATTATCTACTGGTTTGCTATAATGCTAATACCACGAGTGATGGTTTAAATGGTGAGCCTAGTCCAATACTACCTCCATTTAGACCTCcaccaataataataaaaatccaGAACATCCAGTTGGAAACTGATTTGGACAGATAAAGTGATTAACttctttttctaataaaatttaCAGGAAGGTGTGTGAGCACAGAGGGACACATATGGTGAGGTGCAGATATATGCCACAAGGCAGATGCATTAAAATGTACCTAGTAGCCTCAGTCTTCTTCCCTGCAATTTTTCCTTTTGGAGCTGCTGATAACTGTGAAGAGTTCAAATACAGCTCAGAAATTATTTTATCAGTGataaaattttcttatttgtGTCATCTAACAAAAGAGCACTACAAAAACTAACCTGGGAGGCAACATCAACACCAATTTCATCTAAAACCTACACAAGTAAAATCAAATAATAGAGTAAGCAGCCGGTAGAGtgaaatataataaactatACAATTTACTATTCATAAATTCTTTTGGTCCGGTGGATGCATTcttttagagcatcttcaatagGGGTTGCCAAGAAAGTTGCCAACCATTAACAAGTCatcattatatattaatttccaCTTGTGAAATTCAACTGAAAAATAAAGAACTGCTGAAATCACCTGGTTTGTCAGCTCTTCAGTTTCCTCTTCAGCCTCGTCATTATCCAAAGAATCATCTATTGCTTCTGACATCATTTCAGTCTGCATGTAGACATTCAAGAATGAGATGTGATAATGCTCAAGTGCAAAATCGAAAAACAAGAATATACGTTAATATTGTGGGTATAGAAAGAAAAATCTTACAGTCATATCCATTTGCGCTGATTGCTTTTGGAATTCACGTATCACCTTCGCCTGCTTTGCAGGGTCCATTTGCTgtgaaaaaagacaaataaacataaCACTTATGAAAGCAGGAAACTCAAAGATACTGCTACGTCATTTTACACTTCTAAAACCTGTTTCTTGTAACTTCAATCAAGATAAGTCAACATTTCTTTCCTTCTTCAATTCCCAATATGAAATAGAATCATACTTGATACAAAAAACATCCTTGTATTACTGGAAAAGATTAATAAAGCAATATATAACCTTATTCATCGCAGACATTGCCTTGCTAGCACCTTTCATGCCAACAGCTACTGAAGAGTGTGCAGACATTGCCTGTAACCAGGAATTATCTTTCTTAGAAATGTCCTAGatgtacaaaatataaaaagtcGAAATAATACATTTTACAATTGAAAGCGTTTCTAAAGCTTGCCTGAGTGTGAGTTGCTATGCCTCTCATTTGAGCTCGACTACTTTGCAAGTTGGCTATTTGTTGTCTAAGCCTGATCAACTGACGAGCTAATATTTTTGTTGCTCCCTGTAGAACGTAAAAGCAAATGATAATACACCAAGATAGCAAAGTGCAGCACAGCTACTTTAAATATTGATAtctgatatcaataaatttaacTATATACTATGTGCATCCAAATACATAACCTACCTCATTTCCCTGTTTAGCAGTTCTCTTTATCTCAGCAACAAGCTTTTTTTCCTGAAATTACATCTAAAGTATAAATATACTctgttttgaataaaaaaaccAATTAACATGTGACCTCGCACAGCTACAGCATATAACACCTTTAACCAGCTTAGATGACAGAAATCATTTTGTAGATGTGATGAATTTAATATGTGTATAggctcttcttttttcttttttttctcgggggggggggggggggggggggggggggggtgataCCCCCCTACTTAATTTACTCTTGGTAGCAAGATTGTGGAAGTGGAAAGGTTGTTTGTGGTGAATGTTCAAAGGGCTACGATAACTAGAAGATAGGTACGAGGGATCGTTGGGGTCCATCCCTGTGCATAGTTTATAGACATATAATTGTCTCTCTTCTCCTTTCCTGCTCTGCAAGAGGTATCATGTTCTACGCATGTAAATATGAGAATCATTCTTTATATGCTGCCTGTTGGTTGTTATAGCATGTTGGCTGCTGGGTATCTTTCTATCTTAGAGAAGGTCCATCAGAGAGATGCATATGTGGCTGTAAGAATTACGCCAAAAAGTCTATTCCCTTTGGGTTACAAGCACCATAACTGAATAGACCACCCATCCACAGGATTTTTTTGCACTACATGGAGACATATAAGTCTTCTActtgagataaaaaaaaaaaatattcatagtTTAGGGAtaacttaaattatatttacatttttgttGACAGATGGTTTTGACCCGAGAGTTTTTGTTGATACACACAAAAAACAAATACTCATAATTATTATAGTGGAAGTTACAGAAGTCAATTGTTCATGTCAGATGCGAGTTCATACTAGCAGAACCTCAGACACGAGGTATTATTTTTTTGGTCAGGCATGAGGTGTGGTTAACATGATTGAACATATACGATACAAAGAAAGATTAACATACTTCTGACTGCAAGGCAGTAATTTCCTTCTCTATCCCTGAGAGATGAAAAAAAAAGggagtaaattttaatatagcaCAGCAAATCTAGCGGAGGGCTAGATGATAGCAAATATagcataaaaaataatatccaTTTTTCCAGCTTTATAATTAGTCCCAATAAGTTTTTCTTTAAGTCACTGTGTGCATTAGGGTACATGCAAAGACTTATAAATTGTCTTTGGAATCAAGTAATTGACCCAAAACGTGATCTCAAAGTCTAAGGCAAAATTCTGCACACGTGGGAAAAATTTACAAAAGCTGAAATGAGCAATAATGCAATATTAAGCATGAATCATGGTGGAAAGCTTTCAAATTAAAGATTGAGATGAACGTATAATGAATATCACCTCCTTGGATTTGTCTAACCAATCCTCATTTGAGTAGCTATTTGTCACTGTCTCACTGATCACAAATATATGTCATGCATGGCATTCTACTAAACAAACATTTATCTGCGCTTGCAAGCAGTCAAACTTTATAATCATAAAGAAGGAACAAAGTGCACACAACCTTGGTCACACATTTTTAGTCCACAACCGAATTAAGATTTTGGTAATTGTAAAAGAACAATTTCAGTTTTGTCGAAAAGGCCGACAACATAACAGCAGCCAACAGTTTATTGAATGGCCAATACACGCCTTACTTTTTTAAACTGACTAATTCAGTTTATCATTATAAACATTAGTGAAATTTGCTACAGACAAcaataatatattgaaaaaaaatggaATTATAAACTTAAATTGATGATCATCAATTCATCATAAACTAAAAAGGCAAGATAAGATAAGTACCTCTGGTAGCATTGGTCATCTCTCGTTTACTCTCTCGAAGCGCCTCTGtaatcatcaaaatcaatattcAAAATACGATTATCATGACAATTATAAACTCAACACTATCTACTGATTGAGCTGCGATTAAAAAGAATCGAACCTTTGGCGGTGGGTTTTTTGGTGAATATGTTCATGATTAGTATTGTTcgtgatgatgatgatcaacTAGGATTTGATCTTGTTGTTTGCTTGAAATATGCAATGatttgtgtaaatataaatatgtatgtaGAGGTGTAAGTATACACAATTGACTTGGGGGTTCGAATCAGCTGCGATTTTTGTATGGGTCGGTCAGCTCATTGCCTGGTACCATCCCCGATGATGGGATAAAATGACACGCGGTTCAGCGAATTTATAATGGGCTCTCCTTGGGAAAAACAATAAGAAAATAAGAATTCATTTAGAAAAAGTGTTTTACTATATTTAGTACTAGTGAAAAATTAAGGACTTATTtcaaaaagtaatataattttacGTATTTTTATTCGGAATAATccattacttttaaaaaataaaattatctaaacaatctcaacattattattattttagatacCATAAACAGAATATAAAATCAAGTTATATATTGTACATATAGTTATTAGAGTTTTGAAGTCTATGTATGAATATTTCATTTTCATCTAATCTAATTGTTTGCAAgtcttggcaaaaaaaaataaaaaattgtctgcgagtattaaaagaaatgcattcactaatatttttatatttttttttcaaagtatattttataaaaatatacgtATATAGCCTACATTTTCTTtatcaataattatttaattcaagattttcaattataaaatttaatccaTTTACGTATCAAAATTATCAttcatttatattatgcattctgcatacatatatatgattttgaagCATCACACTTGTTCATCTTCCGAATTATTCTTTAAACAATTTGTGTTAAAAACACATAATTCGATGACAAAAActctattatatattttattcgtCAAAAATGTTCCGTTGCAACAATCTTTGTTGTGTATTCTTATATATGATAACACATTTTGTATCTTCCCTCTTCTTATGTTTAGttatttacaaattattataaaaaaataattattgaagATATTGGTATTTTTACGATAATGATGGTCGAAATAGAGGGAAGGacattatcaaataaaaatgaagaatTTTCATTATTCTTTAAATCACATCTTATGATATTAAGTAATTTTCATTATTCTCATTATTCTTTATATCACATCTTATGATATGAAGTAGGCTGACTGTTGTTCTGCAAGTGACCTTTTAATAAATTCTAAAACGAGAAGTTCTGTGACGGATTGTTTTTATATGCTCATGATAAGTTTAATGTTCATGATATTTGAATTAGTTAGTAGATAATCCTgtaatatttctaattttacatatttatatttaaaaataaaatataaaatataaaatattttaatttaaatcatttgTGATGTTTTTTTATCTAATGATTGTTTGGAGGATCttcatgttcaaaattatttgGACTTCATATAACACAACTGacataatatatcaaatttatattattattattatgaggtGGAAATTTTATTACACATCTTTAAAGATTTGACAATATATTGCATCGTCTAGTTAGCTAAATTCACAGACGAGAGGAGTGTGTCATTGGAGctgatttttttatacattttctataattcttatttatgataaaaagATGTCATCAAATTGAAGAGACAATTTTATATACTCTATGCACATCTGGAATTTATTTGGATAAAATAATGACTTATAATTTAATGTGATTTAacgttataaataaaaaatttaaaatatttgtttatataatatcaaGTTATCAATGAGTTACggattagttttaaaaaaattgataaataatgcAACTCATCAATATTTAGTTGATAAATGCAGAAAAGTAAATTAAGACGACTGagataaataattttgatattatggatatttgttatttttgtaaaaaattgaaatataagataatttgtttttgttagAAAATGGTTGGAAGAACAAATATTTAGATGACTAAGatttatattaatcataaaatttaatatttaaaagttttttgaattcttttataaaattttatacgaATTACGAGAGATGATGTCCAGATCCCGCAAACTTTATTCAAAATTGTACTCAAGTCGACCTAAAATCCTTGTATATCGACATAAAATCAACCTCAGTATTAAATATCAAATGGTTAAAATATGAAGTAATACAACCCTAAATATCAGTGTGATTTATCAGATGAAACAGGAGCTCCTCCGATCATCAGAAGTCGAGAGCCATCGTCTCCACCGGCCCCACTCCCTCCTTTCTCGATCTTAGCGCTCCACGCCACATAACTTTTATCAAACTTTAATTCGAAACCTCTATTCAAAGTTTATGACCTTTgactaatctctctctctctctctctctccctctctcgatCGAATAGATTCTTATATTCGACTCGTCTCGAATTTTGAAGAATTCCAGCTAGTATTTGACAATTCAATCAGCTGAGACTTGTTTTTAGTCATTGATTTTGAGATCTAGGGTTTTGAATTGAGTAGCTATTATATTCAATTGTGCGCGTGTGTATATATGGTTGTGATGGAAATGGATATAGCGAGGGATGTTACGGATTTGGACCCGGAGTTGTTGCAGCTGCCAGAGGTGTCTCCTCTGGCGCTCAAAACAAGTCCTCAAATTGCCGAGGAGCTCTTTGGACAGTGGTTGTCGTTACCGGACACCGGTAGACTGGTATAATCTTTCACGCGATGTTGTATATGTTTTTGAATTATATGTTTCAATACTTTTTTATTGTTGTATATGCTTTTGGACTATATGTTATGGCATTTAATAGCAGTGAAATTTGTGTGATGTAGTGACGTTAGTTTAGAGAAGTAGTAGATACTAGTAATTTGGCAGAATTGATTGGAAGTATGTTGTTTATACTAAAGGAGAATATTGCTAGAATTCACATGTAAAAGAGTCGATACCTTGTGAAATGAAATATCGtagaaatttatgaaattgttCGGAACTTGACCATGTGCAGCTTGCAGCTTTGTGCCTTTGTCTAATTCTTAAGTGTTTGTTGgatgatttatattttcttttttggtaGTTTAAAACGTTGTTGTTGATTAAAGTTGTTTTATCTTGAAGTTACTTAACCGCAACTAACATGTTCCTTTTCCTCAATTAATTGCTGTATATTAATGATTGCACATGATGTTGTATTAGTGAATTTTCTTGCGTTTTCCATGGACATTATATTGCAAATGTTGGGTAATTTATATTGATAGACAAGGAGTAGGAACAAGTAGTTCATTTAATCCTTTTCATTAAGAGGAATTACTGATAGCATTTGAACTTGTTGCTTGTGATGGGCTGTACCAATGTAAGCGGACACTTGCATGCTGTATGATATAATTATCGTCCCCAGTTTATCTTGTATTGTTGTTCTCTTCTGTCAATGCATTTTGGCACGTAATTGTGAATGTATACCTGAGTGTCAAAACTATGCTAATGAAGTTGACTATAAAACTAGTACAGTCAGATGGAGATATGAACCCAAATCAAGTAACAATTTATGTTTAGTATCTCCCCCAATTTTCGCCTTGCCAACTTTTGTGTTGCAACCAGTCTTAGTCTAAAGCTCTTGTATTTCATGTTCCCTAAGGTAAAATCATTAATAGATGATGCAAAAACGGGCACCAGTTTTGGTGCGTCAGGGAACTCCACCTCTACAAATGCTTCTGGGATTAGTCCATTGCCTTCTCTCTTCCCTGCTGCTAATACGCCTCCACTTTCACCAAGAAGTGCTGTAGGTTCTCCTCGAACTATGAAGCAGAGGGCCAGTTTTTCTTCGTTGGGTTCTCCGCTAAAATTGGTCAAGGAAAATGTGCGGGAAGTCATACCACAGGTTTGAATTAAATCACTTCCCTCTGTATGCacttcataatatatttctGTATTTGTACATTCAAAATTCAAGAGAGTGCGAGAGACAGAATTTTTTTCAATCAACCTTAAGTCTTTAAAGCATCATTCCTGTCTTTTTCATGATTCTTCTTGCCAGAGTCAGAAACTGACTTTAAAACcatgtttttgtttgttttgtacTTGCAGTTTTATTTCCAAGATGGTCCTCCTCCATCAGAGGAGCTAAGAGTACAGTGCAATTCTAgagttgatgaaatttttaacaGAAATATGGATGGTTTACAAGTAAATGGTATATTCCTTTTCCTtctcatttctttttttttttttggtatatcATCTCATCATATGATCTACAGCCAAAGAAAGGATAGGAAACTCTGACATAGGAtcaaatgtttttttaaatGCAGAGTTCAAAACTGTCACCAAGGATATATGTAAACTACCCTCTTTCCTTTCCACCACACTTTTCTTAAAGATCGACACCAACTGCACAGGGCTAGTAACCAGGTACTGGTTTTATTTCCATCAAAGTTAATATGTGATTTAATATCTATACCCTATCGACCTGATATATGTATGCTTCTCCAATTTATGCTTTAGACACGAGTCACATGTCACTTTTTATAAAGGGTTGTAACTtgtgactgatgaagagcttatAAATGCCCTCATTcaccataaatatataaatatatttggttTAGTTTTTGCCTTTCCCAATGCAAAATTTTGAAAGAACAATATATTATGTCCCAGTCCTTGgaaaaacaatatattatcTCTAGTCTTACTCTTACATTACTGCTTCTGctacaaaatatgaaaaaagcTGTCTTGTACAAtctattttgtttaatattaaaGCTCAAAAATTATCTAGAAACTTTCTTTCTTGAAATGATAATCCACATTCACCATTTGGGAGCTGAATTCTTGGTTGGTTTTGCACgaagttattatttttcttatcttTTGTAGAGATGCATTTATTAAATACTGGGTTGAAAGCAAAATGATAACAATGGATGTAGCTACACAAATATACAAAATCCTAAAGCAACCAGACTGCAAATACCTTACTCAGGTTTGTTACCATTATTTTCTATCCCTGATTCACTGGGTAATTTTTCATTCAAGGATGCTGCTGCTTGTTTAACTATTTCATCTAATACCAGAATATCACATCTTTTATACAGGCTGACTTTAGACCTGCTCTTAAAGAGCTTTTGGCTACCCATCCAGGATTGGAATTCTTGCAGAATACTCCGGAATTTCAGGAAAGATACGGTATGCTCTCCGTGATTCGAGAATTTTGCAATTGACGTAACATAATATAGATCACACTATTGATGCATCCCAATATCTCGGGAAATTTCAGTCCGTTAAAGTGTCATTCAGAATACAAATCTCACTTGAGTAGTTTATTTTCAGTGAATTTTGTTTGAAGTTATCTGAAACTCTTAAAGCCGGATATATTAGATGTACTTATTTGGGAATATTTTCTCTGGgttatatcaatattttcttcCGGCTCAGCTCATGTTAATTTAAGACTTGGGATTTGAGAATCTCTTGCAAATTGTAGTTTGTGGTGCAATGCATTATGATAGCTATCTGTTTTGGTTATACACAGTGTTCTATAATACGCTAGGTGGTGAAGATACTTTCGAGAAATAGTGAACTAGGCCGGGGTTATCGGAGCATTATCAGGACACCTTTTTTATGTTTTCCgtataaaaaaatagtttctGTCTTAACCCGcatggggggggggggtattcaatcttatttttttaaggattttttttggattttagaaATGTAGGTATATGCAATTTGGATTCtaaataatccattaaaatctggtGTTCTAAAATCTTGGGGGTATTCGAACAAGATTTAAATTATCCATGAAATCAAGCAGTGTTTAATTAGGAATTTATAAAATCCTTTATAATATGATGGTACTACAAGCCGGAGATCTTTTTAGATTTTACAAAATGCTAGATTTTCCTGGCAATTTTGAACTTGTTGAAATTGAGCTAAAATCTATGAGATTTCGAGGGATTTGCAAGACACCCTATCAATATATGCGAGACTCGGCATCAGCTCTGCAGGCTTCTATGTTGACTTTGTAAGAGATGCTTGTTAAGAGTCTCAGACTTCTAAATTTTCATTATGGTGTTGTCTTTTGTGAGGACAAGCCAGCGATTGCTTCCGATTTTAGAAGTATTGATATAGAACAATGAGCTAaaagtccaaaaaaaaaaaagggttgaGCTCTATTACGGGCATATAAGCCCAAACTTGGTGTGAATACGAAGCTCAATGCTCAGTATTCTTGAACTagtaaattttattgttaattgcTGATAATATCTTTTAGATTACGAATCTGATTTTAGAGTTCAATATGAAATAGAAAAGTTTATTTAACTTTGTTTTGATTAGAAGTTAAATTTTGTAACTATGACAAAATTTTGTTGTCTTTTGTGAGGACAAGCCAGCAATTGATTCCCATTTTAGAAGTATTGATATAGAACAATGACCtaaaagtcaaaaaaaaaaagggttgaGCTCTATTATGGGCATATGCATATAACCCCAAACTTGGTGTCAATACGAAGCTCAATGCTCAGTATTCTTGAACTagtaaattttattgttaattgcCGATAATAACTTTTGGATTACGAATCTGATTTTAGAGTTCAATATGAAATAGAAATTATTTAACTTTGTTTCTATTAGAAGTTACATTTTGTAACTATGACAGAATTTTGTTACGAAGATTACGATGATAATTGAAATCTTTGTTCCGTGTTGTGAGGTTTTCTCCAAAAGTAACCACCACCATCAAGTAGGGTTAAATAAACATGCTATTTGCATGACAGAATGTCAGAAAATACATATAAGCTCAGTTTAGGAAACACTTGAGAGTAAAGGTTGACAAAATGTTCATATATGTAACAAAAGAGATTCTATTGTTGATTGTACAAGAATGCTTCGATAAATTGAGCTGGTTTTTGCTATAATCTCTGTGTGTAATTGAATCATGTAATTTAGCATGATCACTTAAATAAACCAACATCGCTTTAGCGGTTGCTTCTATAGTCTGTTATTCTaagtattttacatatatgGTATGATAGTTATCATAGGTACCTTTTTCCTCACTTTTACCTGATGGATAGCAATTTTGAATTCTGATGTGAATATTACTTTTCTTCTATGATGGTTTAGCTGAAACTGTCATATACAGAATATTCTACTACATCAATAGATCTGGAAATGGCCATCTTACTCTGAGGGAGCTCAGACGGGGAAACTTGGTTGCTGCGATGCAGCATGCAGATGAGGAAGAGGACATTAACAAAGTTCTGAGGTGACATGTTCATCTAATTTTTCACTCTCAAGCATTAGATTGttaaagtatatttttaaattattagcatgattatatataatattaataggaTTTCCGATGATATGAAGTTCTCATCTCTCTAAAGTTGAAATGTTTATCAACTGGCCACACTCTCAAGCATATCTTTTAAATGTTGATAAGCTTTTAGAAGACAAGTGATGGCTTTGTATTCTAATATCATAATAAAGTTGCTATTGTGGTCAATGTTTCGGGTTGTGT
Coding sequences:
- the LOC108220650 gene encoding vacuolar protein sorting-associated protein 2 homolog 3, giving the protein MNIFTKKPTAKEALRESKREMTNATRGIEKEITALQSEEKKLVAEIKRTAKQGNEGATKILARQLIRLRQQIANLQSSRAQMRGIATHTQAMSAHSSVAVGMKGASKAMSAMNKQMDPAKQAKVIREFQKQSAQMDMTTEMMSEAIDDSLDNDEAEEETEELTNQVLDEIGVDVASQLSAAPKGKIAGKKTEATSSGIDDLEKRLAALR
- the LOC108223592 gene encoding serine/threonine protein phosphatase 2A regulatory subunit B''alpha, which encodes MVVMEMDIARDVTDLDPELLQLPEVSPLALKTSPQIAEELFGQWLSLPDTGRLVKSLIDDAKTGTSFGASGNSTSTNASGISPLPSLFPAANTPPLSPRSAVGSPRTMKQRASFSSLGSPLKLVKENVREVIPQFYFQDGPPPSEELRVQCNSRVDEIFNRNMDGLQVNEFKTVTKDICKLPSFLSTTLFLKIDTNCTGLVTRDAFIKYWVESKMITMDVATQIYKILKQPDCKYLTQADFRPALKELLATHPGLEFLQNTPEFQERYAETVIYRIFYYINRSGNGHLTLRELRRGNLVAAMQHADEEEDINKVLRYFSYEHFYVIYCKFWELDTDHDFLIDKENLIKYGNHALTYRIVDRIFSQVPRKFTSSIEGKMGYEDFVYFMLAEEDKSAEPSLEYWFKCIDLDGNGVLTRNEMQFFYEEQLHRMECMGQEPVLFEDILCQIVDMISPEREDYITIQDFRGCKLSGNVFNILFNLNKFMAFESRDPFLIRQEREDPTLTEWDRFAHREYIRLSMEEDGESNGSAEVWDESLEAPF